From the genome of Hymenobacter cellulosilyticus, one region includes:
- a CDS encoding alpha/beta hydrolase: MKNLFFVLLTLLSSSSLLAQQNPPAGRVVVTYLDSKVLARNPGGENPRRRVSVYLPAGYEANPQQRYPVLYYLHGFTWNDSLIFHKDGMKALLDQAIADKQIRPFILVVPNEQTRFGGSWYANSATNGAWGDFTARELIAFIDGQFRTLARPGSRGLAGHSMGGGGTLRLALRYPGTWAAAYALSPALVGPHPSYLPGPGLPQALQADSPAGLTGNHAAQSTVAVSRAFSPNPSARPFGADLPGSLKADSLVRRDAALARWIASTPTYLLPTHTASLRQLRALAFDWGRRTKYATSLPPAAPSVSGFGPSGFAIQPRSMRARMVAASWARKDESTSTSCRFSTSTWIFNPKLTQLFSTSADAARQGGRWLRLPGPGRKLSWGQGLQARYAPRSTVEYSPRSRVF, translated from the coding sequence ATGAAAAACCTCTTCTTCGTCTTACTAACTCTCCTAAGCTCGTCTTCCCTGTTGGCCCAACAGAACCCGCCGGCCGGCCGCGTCGTGGTCACGTATCTCGACTCGAAAGTGCTGGCGCGGAATCCCGGGGGAGAAAACCCGCGCCGCCGGGTGAGCGTGTACTTGCCGGCCGGATACGAGGCCAATCCTCAGCAGCGCTACCCGGTGCTGTACTACCTGCACGGCTTTACCTGGAACGACAGCCTTATTTTTCACAAAGACGGGATGAAAGCCCTGCTGGATCAGGCCATTGCCGACAAGCAGATCCGGCCCTTCATCCTGGTCGTACCCAATGAGCAGACCCGCTTTGGGGGCAGCTGGTACGCCAACTCGGCCACCAACGGAGCCTGGGGCGACTTCACCGCGCGCGAACTAATAGCCTTTATCGACGGGCAGTTTCGCACCTTGGCCCGACCCGGCAGCCGGGGCCTGGCCGGGCACTCCATGGGCGGGGGCGGCACCCTGCGACTGGCATTGCGCTACCCCGGCACCTGGGCCGCGGCGTACGCCCTGAGCCCGGCCTTGGTCGGGCCGCATCCCAGCTACCTGCCTGGGCCGGGTTTGCCCCAGGCCCTGCAGGCCGATAGCCCGGCGGGCCTGACCGGCAACCACGCGGCTCAGTCTACGGTGGCCGTGTCCCGGGCCTTCTCACCCAACCCGAGCGCCCGCCCGTTTGGGGCCGATCTGCCCGGCTCGTTGAAGGCCGACAGCCTCGTCCGGCGCGATGCAGCTCTTGCGCGTTGGATAGCAAGCACCCCGACCTACTTGCTGCCTACCCACACGGCCAGCTTGCGGCAGCTGCGAGCATTGGCCTTCGACTGGGGGCGCAGGACGAAGTACGCCACATCCCTCCCACCTGCCGCACCTTCAGTCAGTGGCTTTGGGCCTTCGGGATTCGCCATACAGCCCAGGAGTATGAGGGCACGCATGGTAGCGGCGTCATGGGCCCGCAAGGACGAATCTACCAGCACGTCCTGCCGTTTTTCAACCAGCACCTGGATTTTCAACCCTAAGCTCACGCAGTTATTCAGCACCTCCGCTGATGCTGCGCGGCAGGGTGGTCGTTGGCTCCGGTTACCAGGGCCTGGGAGGAAGTTGTCGTGGGGTCAGGGGTTGCAAGCAAGGTATGCCCCAAGAAGCACCGTGGAGTATAGTCCACGGTCAAGGGTTTTCTAA
- a CDS encoding RibD family protein, giving the protein MKRPYVICHMMSSVDGKILSANWQDEELTKTFAGYFEKYHVTFTSQAWMCGRITMERDFSGGVQPELRPAPHPIAREPFIGDPNATAFAIAVDAHGKLGWESNTTHGDHIVEVLTEQVSNDYLYYLQQKHISYLFAGKTEVDFTLVLQQLAELFPIETLMLEGGGHLNGSLLNAGLIDELSLLLLPIADGTPKSPTTFEVSEYLTKGPATRLFLSEVQQLDNDVIWLKYHFKHS; this is encoded by the coding sequence ATGAAACGACCCTATGTTATCTGCCACATGATGTCCTCCGTGGACGGCAAAATCCTCTCAGCCAACTGGCAGGACGAGGAGCTAACCAAGACCTTCGCCGGGTATTTTGAGAAGTACCACGTCACGTTTACCAGCCAGGCCTGGATGTGCGGACGTATTACGATGGAACGCGACTTCTCGGGTGGCGTGCAGCCGGAGCTGCGGCCTGCCCCACACCCCATAGCCCGGGAGCCGTTTATCGGCGACCCAAACGCCACCGCTTTTGCCATTGCCGTGGATGCCCACGGCAAGCTGGGCTGGGAAAGTAATACAACGCACGGCGACCATATTGTTGAAGTACTGACCGAGCAGGTAAGCAACGACTACCTATACTACCTGCAGCAGAAACACATTTCCTACCTGTTTGCCGGGAAGACCGAGGTCGATTTTACGTTGGTGCTGCAGCAGCTTGCCGAGCTGTTCCCTATTGAAACGCTCATGCTGGAAGGTGGCGGCCACCTGAACGGCTCGTTGCTGAATGCAGGGCTGATTGATGAGCTAAGCCTGCTGCTCCTGCCTATTGCCGACGGCACACCCAAGTCGCCGACCACCTTTGAAGTCAGTGAATACCTGACCAAAGGCCCCGCGACGCGACTGTTTCTCAGTGAAGTACAGCAACTGGATAATGACGTGATCTGGCTGAAATACCACTTCAAGCATTCGTAA
- a CDS encoding DinB/UmuC family translesion DNA polymerase — protein sequence MCCSRTFGRPLTEFPDVAGAVSAFASRAAEKLRRQGDATHLITVFLSKSRFGLEAPPYSSSAVLTLPVATNDTLELVRFARAALKRLWLPGNRYTKAGVILDGLEPASQTQLTLFEPGPVSAQRTRLMAELDALNHRFGKGTVKLAALVLPPGQPHVPWKGQAQWRTPQYTTRLEDLLLVG from the coding sequence TTGTGTTGCTCCCGCACCTTCGGCCGCCCACTGACCGAGTTTCCCGACGTTGCGGGCGCCGTCAGCGCCTTTGCCTCCAGGGCGGCCGAGAAGCTGCGCCGCCAAGGCGACGCGACCCACCTCATCACCGTGTTTTTGAGCAAGAGCCGCTTTGGACTGGAGGCCCCGCCTTACTCATCCTCGGCCGTGCTGACGCTCCCCGTAGCTACCAACGACACCCTGGAACTGGTGCGGTTTGCGCGGGCGGCGCTTAAGCGTCTATGGCTGCCGGGCAACCGCTACACCAAGGCGGGGGTGATACTCGATGGGCTGGAGCCGGCAAGTCAAACCCAGCTCACGCTCTTTGAACCCGGCCCGGTTTCGGCGCAGCGGACCCGGCTGATGGCCGAGCTTGATGCCCTGAACCACCGCTTTGGCAAAGGCACCGTGAAACTCGCTGCCCTGGTGCTGCCTCCAGGACAGCCGCATGTGCCCTGGAAGGGGCAGGCGCAGTGGCGCACCCCGCAGTATACCACTCGTTTGGAAGATTTGCTTCTGGTGGGCTAA
- a CDS encoding Y-family DNA polymerase: MFALVDCNNFYVSCERVFQPRLEGQPVVVLSNNDGCLISRSAEAKALGLQMGDPYFKVKPLLEEHKVAVFSSNYALYGDMSRRVMWYLSQVAPAVEVYSIDEAFLDLHGMERFVVSSLDTFARQVRTNVLARTGIPTCVGIAPTKTLAKLANRLAKKNPELGGVCYLDTAVRRQWALEQVAVEDVWGIGRQYAQKLAAAGITTAAQLAACSEAYARKHLGGVVGARLVRELQGFSCQGLAPVRTAPCRGAACVAPAPSAAH; the protein is encoded by the coding sequence ATGTTTGCCCTAGTCGACTGCAACAACTTTTACGTCAGCTGCGAGCGGGTTTTTCAGCCCCGGCTTGAAGGCCAGCCCGTTGTGGTGCTTTCCAACAACGACGGATGCCTGATATCCCGTAGTGCCGAAGCCAAGGCCCTGGGTTTGCAGATGGGTGACCCGTATTTCAAGGTCAAACCCCTGCTGGAAGAGCACAAAGTAGCCGTATTTTCCAGTAACTACGCCCTCTACGGGGATATGTCGCGCCGGGTAATGTGGTACTTGAGCCAGGTGGCACCGGCAGTAGAAGTCTACTCCATTGATGAGGCTTTTCTGGACCTGCACGGCATGGAGCGCTTCGTGGTCAGCAGTCTGGATACTTTTGCCCGGCAGGTGCGCACCAATGTGCTGGCCCGCACCGGTATTCCTACCTGCGTGGGCATTGCCCCGACCAAAACGCTGGCTAAGCTGGCCAACCGGCTGGCGAAGAAAAACCCGGAACTGGGCGGAGTGTGCTACCTCGACACGGCCGTGCGCCGCCAGTGGGCCCTGGAGCAGGTGGCGGTGGAAGACGTCTGGGGCATCGGCCGGCAGTACGCCCAAAAACTCGCTGCTGCTGGTATCACGACTGCGGCGCAGCTGGCGGCTTGTTCCGAGGCGTATGCCCGCAAGCACCTGGGCGGGGTGGTAGGAGCCCGGCTGGTGCGCGAGCTGCAGGGCTTTTCGTGCCAGGGCCTGGCCCCAGTGAGGACGGCACCCTGTCGCGGCGCAGCTTGTGTTGCTCCCGCACCTTCGGCCGCCCACTGA
- a CDS encoding LexA family protein: MWTRLLSATHAQRRINPGSRFPNPFLLPLFSCSVAAGYPSPASDHQEDLFDLNRLLLRHPDATYLVRVSGESMKDAEIHEGDLLAVDKQMEADHNHIVVAVVDGECTVKRLVCEHGTWWLKPENPDYKPWEIHDAGAVKIWGVVTHVLHELVPGKLAALLRTRD; the protein is encoded by the coding sequence TTGTGGACACGCCTACTGTCTGCCACCCATGCGCAACGTCGAATTAATCCCGGTTCACGATTCCCAAACCCCTTTCTGCTCCCCCTTTTTAGCTGCTCAGTAGCGGCTGGTTATCCTTCCCCGGCCTCTGACCATCAGGAAGATCTGTTTGACCTGAACCGCCTGCTGCTGCGCCACCCGGACGCGACTTACCTGGTGCGGGTAAGCGGGGAAAGCATGAAAGATGCCGAGATACACGAAGGCGACCTGCTGGCCGTAGACAAGCAAATGGAAGCCGACCACAACCACATTGTTGTGGCCGTGGTGGACGGCGAGTGCACGGTCAAGCGCCTGGTGTGCGAGCATGGTACCTGGTGGCTCAAACCCGAGAATCCCGACTACAAACCCTGGGAAATTCACGATGCCGGCGCCGTCAAGATCTGGGGCGTAGTCACGCACGTGCTCCATGAGCTGGTTCCCGGCAAACTGGCAGCCCTGCTGCGCACCCGCGACTAG
- a CDS encoding FMN-binding negative transcriptional regulator: protein MYTPAAFAEPRVEAMHDLMRRYSLASVVAMTGSGLVANHIPLLIQSDSTPYGTLQGHIARANPLWRSFQPEVDALAIFQGPDAYITPEWYATKQETGKVVPTWNYAVVHAHGTLRIIDDAAWVRHQIEQLTAAHEAASATPWELTDAPAGFIESLLPAVVGIEITITRLEGKWKASQNQPECNRAGVVAGLTARQCPTTLAWPA from the coding sequence ATGTATACCCCTGCTGCTTTCGCCGAGCCTCGCGTTGAGGCAATGCATGACCTCATGCGCCGGTACTCCCTGGCCAGCGTCGTGGCGATGACCGGGAGCGGCTTGGTAGCCAACCATATTCCGCTGCTCATCCAGTCAGATTCCACGCCGTATGGTACGCTCCAGGGGCATATTGCCCGGGCCAACCCCTTGTGGCGCAGCTTTCAGCCGGAAGTAGACGCCTTGGCCATCTTTCAAGGGCCTGATGCCTACATCACTCCGGAGTGGTACGCTACCAAGCAGGAAACGGGCAAGGTGGTGCCGACCTGGAACTATGCCGTGGTGCACGCCCATGGAACCTTGCGCATTATCGACGACGCTGCCTGGGTGCGCCACCAGATTGAGCAGCTCACCGCGGCCCATGAGGCGGCCAGTGCCACTCCCTGGGAGCTGACTGATGCGCCGGCCGGCTTTATTGAGAGCCTGCTGCCGGCAGTTGTCGGCATTGAAATCACGATTACCCGCCTGGAAGGCAAATGGAAAGCCAGCCAGAATCAGCCCGAATGCAACCGCGCCGGAGTGGTGGCGGGTTTAACCGCCCGGCAGTGCCCCACGACCCTGGCATGGCCAGCTTAG
- a CDS encoding DUF434 domain-containing protein: protein MRPADTRHRGPHPADTRLFAPAWVPVLRSAVQDLSWLLTRGYPPAATLKLVGDRYGLTERQRWAVGRAACTDEQHTRRAATQLPAADLAGRPVAIDGFNLLITLEAALSGGVVLRGRDGALRDLSSVHGTYRAVQETDRAIRLVAAALLPLRPGPVRWLLDQPVSNSGRLAARLHELGPTLGLPWTAEVVWNPTANWPKRRTSS from the coding sequence ATGCGCCCTGCCGACACTCGCCACCGTGGCCCACACCCGGCCGATACCCGCTTGTTTGCGCCCGCCTGGGTACCGGTGCTGCGTAGTGCCGTTCAGGACCTGTCCTGGCTGCTAACGCGTGGGTATCCGCCGGCCGCAACCCTAAAGCTGGTCGGTGACCGCTACGGGCTAACCGAGCGCCAGCGCTGGGCCGTGGGCCGCGCCGCCTGCACCGACGAGCAACACACCCGGCGCGCAGCCACGCAACTGCCGGCTGCTGATCTGGCCGGCCGCCCCGTCGCCATCGACGGCTTCAACCTGCTTATCACGCTCGAAGCTGCCCTCAGTGGTGGCGTGGTGCTGCGGGGCCGGGATGGGGCCCTGCGTGACTTGTCGAGCGTGCATGGCACCTACCGGGCCGTGCAGGAAACCGACCGGGCCATCCGGCTCGTGGCCGCCGCGCTGCTTCCGCTCCGGCCGGGTCCGGTGCGGTGGCTGCTCGATCAGCCCGTTTCTAACAGCGGCCGGCTCGCTGCCCGTCTGCACGAGCTGGGGCCCACGCTGGGCTTACCCTGGACGGCCGAGGTCGTGTGGAACCCGACCGCGAACTGGCCGAAACGACGGACCTCGTCGTGA
- a CDS encoding RagB/SusD family nutrient uptake outer membrane protein, producing the protein MKTNADTYRRIFPIPTTELTLNAQLKQNTGY; encoded by the coding sequence ATGAAAACCAACGCCGACACCTACCGGCGCATTTTCCCCATTCCCACGACTGAGCTCACGCTCAACGCCCAGCTCAAGCAGAACACCGGCTACTAA
- a CDS encoding RagB/SusD family nutrient uptake outer membrane protein, with protein sequence MPTNHTSRFLTLATALTALLTAAGCTDLDAPIESEYTPSNFLSTPEQFIAASGPVYSQMRGEVAKAYWNLQELSTDEAVIVARNGNYYDGARYQQLSLHTWNPQNEFVRVAWEWGFSGISTCNRTLALFQNTPDGAFKTQFTAELRTMRALYYYLMMDLYGNIPLVPEFGSTEQPANASRQQVFDYIERELKEALPNLSAEVSAQTYGRPTQSTAQALLAKLYLNAEVYTGQKKYSEAIAACNAIIKGKKHSLAANYMDVFAVENGPQVSEIIFAVPFDANLAQGNMMSRFALHQQMKDKFNLLFTPSNASLTWPEFFALYKEPNDTRNQQWLSGKQYLGDGRTPVLIATTKKGLDSRYTGADGNDKINYHLELSDKLTFRDPAKFDVGNDELGKAQGTRNIKYYPDKSSTSRDQGNDLVLLRYADVLLMKAEALLRGGQDPDGATPKDLVNQLRTRAQVPALATVDLNSLFEERSREMAWEGWRRNDLIRFGKWESVWGRA encoded by the coding sequence ATGCCTACCAACCATACTTCCCGCTTCCTGACCCTGGCCACGGCCCTGACCGCGCTGCTCACTGCCGCCGGCTGCACCGACTTGGACGCGCCCATCGAATCGGAATACACGCCCAGTAACTTCCTTTCCACGCCTGAGCAGTTTATTGCCGCCTCCGGGCCGGTCTACAGCCAGATGCGCGGGGAAGTGGCCAAAGCCTACTGGAACCTGCAGGAACTCAGCACCGACGAGGCCGTGATTGTGGCCCGCAACGGCAACTACTACGACGGGGCACGCTACCAGCAGCTGAGTTTGCACACCTGGAACCCGCAGAACGAGTTTGTGCGCGTGGCCTGGGAGTGGGGCTTCAGCGGCATCAGCACCTGCAACCGCACCCTGGCTTTGTTCCAGAACACGCCCGACGGGGCCTTCAAAACCCAGTTTACGGCCGAGCTGCGCACCATGCGGGCCCTGTACTACTACCTGATGATGGACCTCTACGGCAACATTCCGCTGGTGCCCGAGTTCGGCTCCACCGAGCAGCCCGCCAATGCCAGCCGCCAGCAGGTATTCGACTACATCGAGCGGGAGCTGAAAGAGGCCCTGCCCAACCTATCAGCCGAAGTATCGGCCCAGACCTACGGGCGGCCCACCCAGAGCACGGCCCAGGCGTTGCTGGCTAAGCTGTATCTGAACGCCGAGGTCTACACCGGGCAGAAGAAGTACTCGGAGGCCATTGCGGCCTGCAATGCCATTATCAAAGGCAAAAAGCACAGCCTGGCGGCCAACTACATGGACGTGTTTGCAGTGGAAAACGGCCCCCAGGTCAGTGAAATCATCTTCGCCGTGCCCTTCGACGCCAACCTGGCCCAGGGCAACATGATGTCGCGCTTTGCCCTGCACCAGCAGATGAAGGACAAGTTCAACCTGCTCTTCACGCCCAGCAACGCCAGCCTGACCTGGCCCGAGTTTTTTGCCCTCTACAAGGAGCCCAATGACACCCGCAACCAGCAGTGGCTTTCGGGCAAGCAGTACCTGGGCGACGGCCGCACGCCCGTGCTCATTGCCACCACCAAGAAGGGCCTCGACTCGCGCTACACCGGCGCCGACGGCAACGACAAAATCAACTACCACCTGGAGTTGAGTGACAAGCTCACCTTCCGCGACCCGGCCAAGTTCGACGTGGGCAACGACGAGCTGGGCAAGGCCCAGGGCACGCGCAACATCAAGTACTACCCCGACAAGTCGTCCACCTCCCGCGACCAGGGCAACGACCTGGTGCTGCTGCGCTACGCCGATGTGCTGCTGATGAAGGCCGAAGCCCTGCTGCGCGGCGGCCAGGACCCCGACGGAGCCACGCCCAAAGACCTCGTGAACCAGCTCCGGACCCGCGCCCAGGTACCGGCCTTAGCTACCGTCGATTTGAACTCCCTCTTCGAGGAGCGCAGCCGCGAAATGGCCTGGGAAGGCTGGCGCCGCAATGACCTGATCCGCTTCGGCAAGTGGGAGTCGGTGTGGGGCAGGGCATGA
- a CDS encoding SusC/RagA family TonB-linked outer membrane protein, producing MTHLNYLRYGQKHSRKLLLTSALLLAEISLPQLSLAQKANAEVAYFAVQTGSLATALQRLQREAGVNIVYESTDLKETKVEASEFRGAKVSEILRQLLQGQALRFEEKQGVIILQPAASTPAPAKPARRAAQEVKGKVTEANGTGIPGVTVMVKGTSVGTVTNSAGEFLLTVPDGAETLVFSFVGYVAQEIPLQGRAVLDVTLQQDLKLLNDVVVIGYGSAKKGEVTSSITNVDPREFNRGVVATPDQILQGKVAGLNITRSGDPNATASVVLRGASSLRTGQAQEPFYVIDGVPAASINLVAPDDIVSIDVLKDASATAIYGARAANGVIIITTRRQKPNAAVSYSGYVGVEQVSNTIDMLSGDELRRYLEVNGKSLSPADNDEGTNTDWQKEVMRTGISHNHTISYGGGSEKSAFNASVNYFKREGVMNTSDSERLIGKINLDQKTLKDKLQLRFTLTNSLLKQHLISDLVYRNMFTHLPTTNIQNPDGSYKENLTRTQYYNPVALLEQNQEERKINTLLGNASAQLTILPNLTNTLSLSMQNETVKGGAYQGRESPVPNSNNVTGLAAKGLARRYSVDNTRKILENFLTYNPLNNETHDLKVLVGYSWQEDKNGDGFQTDTRGFVSDQLGYNNLGLGNPGGVTPNYDAAIAGYSLGISTLRLISGYARLNYGLLDRYFLQVSVRRDGSSAFGLNNRWGTFPAASLAWNLAGENFLSGLTKLNELKLRVGYGITGNSLGFDPLIATQRYSSVGTFYYNGAFIKAIGPTQNPNPDLKWEATGMLNVGLDFGLLDNRLSGTVEYYDKRTSDLIWNYPVSTTQYFVNTLYTNVGEISNKGLELTLNATPVQTKSFQWSLTGTLAHNVNKVEKLANEQFRLDQVYTAYPGGSGQSGISTQVVKTGYPIGQFFLPEYAGRDENGLSLFYKADGTTTGSPALADYRYQGNAQPKLLYGLSNTVSWKSLDLNFFLRGVQGNKILNATLANLNIPAQSTANNLPAFSLDEPYADNRANYYSNRYLEDGSYLRLDNVTLGYNLPIKNEYVKRARLYATGQNLVTITKYRGIDPEMNLGGLTPGLDNNNFYPKTRSYVLGVNLDF from the coding sequence ATGACGCACCTGAACTACTTACGTTACGGCCAGAAGCACAGCCGCAAGCTGCTGCTGACCAGCGCCCTGCTGCTGGCCGAAATCAGCCTGCCCCAGCTCAGCCTGGCCCAGAAAGCCAATGCCGAGGTAGCCTATTTTGCCGTGCAAACCGGCTCGCTGGCCACGGCCCTGCAGCGCTTGCAGCGCGAAGCCGGCGTAAACATCGTGTATGAGTCCACCGACCTGAAGGAAACGAAGGTGGAAGCCTCCGAATTCCGCGGCGCCAAGGTGAGCGAGATTCTGCGCCAGCTGCTGCAAGGCCAGGCGTTGCGCTTCGAGGAGAAGCAGGGCGTCATTATCCTGCAACCGGCGGCCTCCACTCCGGCTCCCGCCAAACCCGCCCGCCGCGCCGCCCAGGAAGTGAAGGGCAAGGTAACCGAAGCCAACGGCACCGGCATTCCCGGTGTGACGGTGATGGTGAAAGGAACCTCGGTGGGCACGGTGACCAACTCGGCCGGCGAATTTCTGCTCACGGTGCCCGACGGGGCCGAAACGCTGGTGTTTTCCTTCGTAGGCTACGTGGCCCAGGAAATACCCCTGCAAGGTCGTGCTGTGCTCGACGTGACCCTGCAGCAGGATTTGAAGCTGCTCAACGACGTGGTGGTAATCGGCTACGGCTCGGCCAAGAAGGGCGAAGTCACCAGCTCAATTACCAACGTGGACCCGCGCGAATTCAACCGCGGCGTGGTGGCTACCCCCGACCAGATTCTGCAGGGCAAAGTGGCCGGCCTGAACATCACCCGCAGCGGTGACCCGAACGCCACGGCCTCGGTGGTGCTGCGCGGGGCTTCGTCGTTGCGCACGGGCCAGGCCCAGGAGCCGTTTTACGTTATTGACGGCGTGCCCGCGGCCAGCATCAACCTGGTAGCGCCCGACGACATCGTGAGCATCGATGTGCTCAAGGACGCTTCGGCCACGGCTATTTATGGGGCCCGAGCCGCCAACGGGGTGATTATCATTACGACCCGCCGGCAGAAGCCTAACGCGGCCGTGAGTTACAGCGGCTACGTGGGCGTGGAACAGGTATCCAACACGATTGACATGCTCAGCGGGGACGAGCTGCGGCGCTACCTGGAAGTAAACGGCAAGAGCTTGAGCCCGGCCGACAACGACGAGGGCACCAACACCGACTGGCAAAAGGAAGTGATGCGCACCGGCATCAGCCACAACCACACCATCAGCTACGGCGGGGGCTCGGAGAAGTCGGCCTTCAACGCCAGCGTCAACTACTTCAAGCGCGAGGGCGTGATGAACACCTCCGACAGTGAGCGGCTCATCGGCAAAATCAACCTCGACCAGAAAACCCTCAAGGACAAGCTCCAGCTGCGCTTTACCCTGACCAACTCCCTGCTCAAGCAGCATTTGATTTCGGATTTGGTGTACCGCAACATGTTCACGCATTTGCCCACCACCAACATCCAAAACCCGGACGGAAGCTACAAGGAAAACCTGACCCGGACCCAGTACTACAACCCAGTGGCCTTGCTGGAACAGAACCAGGAAGAGCGCAAAATCAACACCCTGCTGGGCAATGCCAGCGCCCAGCTCACCATTCTGCCCAACCTGACCAACACGCTCAGCCTTTCGATGCAAAACGAGACGGTGAAGGGCGGGGCCTACCAGGGCCGGGAGTCGCCGGTGCCGAACAGCAACAACGTGACCGGCCTGGCGGCCAAGGGCCTGGCCCGGCGCTACAGCGTGGACAACACCCGCAAAATCCTGGAGAACTTCCTGACCTACAACCCGCTCAACAACGAAACCCACGACCTGAAAGTGCTGGTGGGCTACTCCTGGCAGGAAGACAAAAACGGGGACGGTTTCCAGACCGATACCCGCGGTTTCGTCTCGGACCAACTGGGCTACAACAACCTGGGCCTGGGCAACCCCGGCGGCGTGACACCGAACTATGACGCGGCCATTGCCGGCTACAGCCTGGGCATCAGCACGCTGCGCCTGATTTCGGGCTATGCCCGTCTGAACTACGGCCTGCTGGACCGCTACTTCCTGCAGGTGTCGGTGCGGCGCGACGGGTCCTCGGCCTTCGGCTTGAACAACCGCTGGGGCACCTTCCCGGCCGCTTCGTTGGCCTGGAACCTGGCTGGGGAAAACTTCCTCTCGGGCCTGACCAAGCTCAATGAGCTCAAGCTGCGCGTGGGCTACGGCATCACCGGCAACTCTCTGGGCTTCGACCCGCTGATTGCCACCCAGCGCTACAGCAGCGTGGGTACCTTCTACTACAACGGCGCCTTCATCAAGGCCATCGGTCCGACCCAGAACCCCAACCCAGACCTGAAATGGGAAGCCACCGGCATGCTGAACGTGGGCCTGGACTTCGGCCTGCTGGATAACCGCCTGAGCGGCACGGTGGAGTACTACGACAAGCGCACCTCCGACCTGATCTGGAACTACCCGGTTTCGACTACGCAGTACTTCGTGAACACGCTCTACACCAACGTGGGCGAAATCAGCAACAAGGGCCTGGAGCTGACCTTGAACGCCACGCCGGTGCAAACCAAGAGCTTCCAGTGGAGCCTGACCGGCACCTTGGCCCACAACGTGAACAAGGTGGAGAAGCTGGCCAACGAGCAGTTCCGCCTCGACCAGGTGTACACGGCTTACCCCGGCGGTTCGGGCCAGAGCGGCATTTCGACCCAGGTGGTGAAAACGGGTTACCCCATCGGCCAGTTTTTCTTGCCCGAATACGCCGGACGCGACGAAAACGGCCTCTCGCTCTTCTACAAGGCCGACGGCACCACGACTGGCTCGCCCGCCCTGGCCGACTACCGCTACCAGGGCAACGCCCAGCCCAAGCTGCTCTACGGTTTGAGCAACACGGTGAGCTGGAAAAGCCTGGACCTCAACTTCTTTCTGCGCGGGGTGCAGGGCAACAAGATTCTGAATGCCACGCTGGCCAACCTCAACATCCCGGCCCAGTCGACGGCCAACAACCTGCCGGCCTTTTCCCTGGACGAGCCCTACGCCGACAACCGCGCCAACTACTACTCCAACCGCTACCTCGAAGACGGCTCCTACCTGCGCCTCGACAACGTGACGCTGGGCTACAATCTGCCCATCAAGAACGAGTACGTGAAGCGGGCCCGCCTCTACGCCACCGGCCAGAACCTGGTGACCATCACCAAGTACCGCGGCATCGACCCGGAAATGAACCTGGGCGGCCTCACGCCCGGCCTCGACAACAACAACTTCTACCCCAAAACCCGCTCCTACGTGCTGGGCGTGAACCTGGACTTTTAA